From the Comamonas odontotermitis genome, one window contains:
- the ppsR gene encoding posphoenolpyruvate synthetase regulatory kinase/phosphorylase PpsR, whose product MHQRTIFFISDGTGVTAETFGRAIMKQFDITTRAVRLPFVDTVDKAHQAVRQINHTAEQEGKKPIVFTTLVEPDTVQVVHDHCKGLVMDMFSTFVQPLEDELGAKSHHRIGRFTDISESKEYFERMEAINFSLAHDDGQTNHDLAGADVILVGVSRSGKTPTSLYLAMQFGLKVANYPLIPEDFDRQQLPPALLPYKKKIFGLTIAPERLSQIRNERRPESKYASLQNCRMEVAEAESMMRRAGIQWLSTTHKSIEEIAAVVLQELKDED is encoded by the coding sequence ATGCACCAACGCACGATTTTCTTTATCTCTGATGGCACCGGCGTGACAGCCGAGACCTTTGGCCGCGCCATCATGAAGCAGTTCGACATCACCACGCGCGCCGTGCGCCTGCCCTTTGTCGACACCGTGGACAAGGCCCACCAGGCGGTGCGCCAGATCAACCACACCGCCGAGCAGGAAGGCAAGAAGCCCATCGTCTTCACCACCCTGGTTGAGCCGGACACCGTGCAGGTGGTGCACGACCACTGCAAAGGCCTGGTGATGGACATGTTCTCCACCTTTGTGCAGCCGCTGGAAGACGAGCTGGGTGCCAAATCGCACCACCGCATCGGCCGGTTCACCGACATCAGCGAAAGCAAGGAGTATTTCGAGCGCATGGAGGCGATCAATTTCAGCCTGGCGCACGACGACGGGCAGACCAACCACGACCTGGCTGGCGCAGATGTGATCCTGGTGGGCGTGAGCCGCAGCGGCAAGACCCCTACCAGCCTGTACCTGGCCATGCAGTTCGGCCTGAAAGTGGCCAATTACCCGCTGATCCCCGAAGATTTTGACCGCCAGCAGCTCCCGCCCGCCCTGCTGCCGTACAAGAAGAAGATCTTCGGCCTCACGATTGCCCCCGAGCGCCTCAGCCAGATCCGCAACGAGCGCCGCCCCGAGTCGAAGTACGCCAGCCTGCAGAACTGCCGCATGGAAGTGGCCGAAGCCGAATCGATGATGCGCCGCGCCGGCATCCAGTGGCTGTCCACCACACACAAATCCATTGAGGAGATTGCGGCGGTGGTGCTGCAGGAGCTCAAGGACGAGGATTGA
- a CDS encoding ATP-binding cassette domain-containing protein, whose product MFKPFEVFRESSTQVPDHEAQIAINKVAKMVAQDACDSPSVKDSGWQLDRLEVGVPGGDVLVRLHAHIAPGRLTAIVGPNGAGKSSLLATLTGQWAPHAGRVLLDGLPLSRWSAADLARRRAMMVQDGSVAFDFTVQEVVELGRYAHRLQPSRNEAAIVGDAMAATQMEGFAGRSVRSLSGGERARAHLARALAQVWEPPAGGQARWLLLDEPTAAMDLAWQHRSMDLLQHWAQVRGVGVVVVVHDMNLALRYADDALLVHGGGCLHGPVAEVLSPQTMRDVWGVGCFATTAPDGTQQYLFAGAGVGG is encoded by the coding sequence ATGTTCAAACCATTCGAGGTTTTCAGAGAATCCAGCACGCAGGTGCCTGACCATGAAGCGCAGATAGCTATCAACAAGGTAGCAAAAATGGTGGCGCAGGACGCTTGTGACAGTCCGTCTGTCAAGGACAGTGGCTGGCAGCTGGATCGGCTGGAAGTTGGCGTGCCCGGTGGCGATGTGCTGGTGCGCCTGCATGCCCACATTGCGCCCGGCAGGCTCACGGCCATTGTGGGGCCTAATGGCGCTGGCAAATCCAGCCTGCTGGCCACCCTGACGGGCCAGTGGGCGCCCCATGCGGGCCGCGTTCTGCTCGATGGCCTGCCACTCTCCAGGTGGTCGGCTGCCGATCTGGCCCGGCGCCGCGCCATGATGGTGCAGGACGGCTCGGTGGCCTTTGACTTTACCGTGCAGGAAGTCGTGGAACTGGGCCGCTATGCCCACCGCCTGCAACCCAGTCGCAACGAGGCCGCCATTGTTGGCGACGCCATGGCTGCCACGCAGATGGAGGGCTTTGCAGGCCGCAGCGTACGCAGCCTCTCAGGCGGGGAGCGTGCACGCGCACATCTGGCGCGCGCACTGGCACAGGTGTGGGAGCCACCTGCTGGCGGTCAGGCGCGCTGGCTTCTGCTCGATGAACCGACCGCCGCCATGGATCTGGCCTGGCAGCACCGTTCCATGGACCTGCTGCAGCACTGGGCGCAGGTGCGGGGTGTGGGCGTGGTCGTCGTTGTGCACGATATGAACCTGGCGCTGCGCTATGCGGATGACGCGCTGCTGGTGCACGGCGGTGGCTGCCTGCACGGCCCGGTGGCCGAGGTGCTTTCGCCGCAAACCATGCGCGACGTGTGGGGGGTGGGCTGCTTTGCCACTACCGCGCCGGACGGAACGCAGCAATACCTGTTTGCAGGCGCAGGCGTTGGCGGGTAG
- the ppsA gene encoding phosphoenolpyruvate synthase: MSNLYSATALVVPFENLRMTDVEVVGGKNASLGEMISQLPQGVRVPTGFATTAHAFREFLAFEGLAGKISAKLAALDVDDVRALAQVGAEIRAMVESQPFPADLEKAIREAFVTLQAGNDQASFAVRSSATAEDLPDASFAGQQETFLNVVGIDDVLHKMKEVFASLYNDRAISYRVHKGFAHDVVALSAGVQRMVRSDKGAAGVMFTIDTESGFDQVVFITSSYGLGETVVQGAVNPDEFYVHKPMLQAGKQALIRRNLGSKLIQMVFATPEEKAASGKLVKTTDVPAELRNRYSLTDAEVQELAHYALVIEKHYARPMDIEWGKDGTDGKLYILQARPETVKSQSKGQAEQRYKLKGSGTVLAEGRAIGQKIGTGPVRLVSDISQMDQVQAGDVLVTDMTDPNWEPVMKKAAAIVTNRGGRTCHAAIIARELGIPAVVGCGNATELLKDGTLVTVSCAEGDTGKIYDGLLETEVTEVKRGEMPPIKTKIMMNVGNPQLAFDFAQLPNDGVGLARLEFIINNNIGVHPKAILDYPAVDADLKKAVESVARGHASPRAFYVDKITEGVATIAAAFYPKPVIVRMSDFKSNEYRKLIGGSRYEPDEENPMLGFRGAARYISKDFGEAFKMECEALKRVRNDMGLTNVKIMIPFVRTLQQAQRVTELLAANGLQRGDNGLELIMMCEVPSNAILADEFLEYFDGFSIGSNDLTQLTLGLDRDSGLELLAADFDERDPAVKKMLERAISACRAQNKYVGICGQGPSDHPDFAQWLADQGIASISLNPDSVIDTWQRLAAK; the protein is encoded by the coding sequence ATGTCCAACCTCTACAGCGCGACCGCCCTGGTCGTACCGTTTGAGAACCTGAGAATGACCGATGTCGAGGTCGTAGGCGGCAAGAACGCCTCGCTCGGCGAAATGATCTCGCAATTGCCGCAAGGCGTGCGCGTCCCCACCGGCTTTGCCACCACGGCCCACGCATTCCGCGAATTCCTGGCCTTTGAGGGCCTGGCTGGCAAGATCAGCGCCAAACTGGCGGCGCTGGATGTGGACGATGTGCGAGCCCTCGCGCAAGTGGGTGCGGAAATCCGCGCCATGGTCGAGAGCCAGCCTTTCCCTGCCGACCTGGAAAAAGCCATCCGCGAAGCCTTTGTGACCCTGCAGGCGGGCAATGACCAGGCATCGTTTGCCGTGCGCTCGTCGGCCACGGCAGAAGACCTGCCCGACGCATCGTTTGCTGGCCAGCAGGAAACCTTCCTCAACGTGGTGGGCATCGACGATGTGCTGCACAAGATGAAGGAAGTGTTCGCGTCGCTGTACAACGACCGCGCCATCAGCTACCGCGTGCACAAGGGCTTTGCCCACGATGTGGTGGCGCTGTCCGCCGGTGTGCAGCGCATGGTGCGTTCGGACAAGGGCGCCGCAGGCGTCATGTTCACCATCGATACCGAATCGGGCTTTGACCAGGTGGTTTTCATCACCTCCAGCTACGGCCTGGGCGAAACCGTGGTGCAGGGCGCCGTCAATCCTGACGAGTTCTACGTGCACAAACCCATGCTGCAGGCAGGCAAGCAGGCGCTCATCCGCCGCAACCTGGGCAGCAAGCTGATCCAGATGGTTTTTGCTACGCCGGAGGAGAAGGCTGCTTCGGGCAAGCTGGTCAAGACCACCGATGTGCCAGCCGAGCTGCGCAACCGTTACTCGCTCACCGATGCCGAAGTGCAGGAGCTGGCACATTACGCGCTGGTGATCGAGAAGCACTATGCCCGCCCAATGGACATCGAGTGGGGCAAGGACGGCACCGACGGCAAGCTCTACATCCTGCAGGCCCGCCCCGAAACGGTGAAGAGCCAGTCCAAGGGCCAGGCCGAGCAGCGCTACAAGCTCAAAGGCAGCGGCACCGTGCTGGCCGAAGGTCGCGCCATTGGCCAGAAGATCGGCACCGGCCCCGTGCGCCTGGTGTCCGACATCTCGCAGATGGACCAGGTGCAGGCCGGCGATGTGCTGGTGACCGACATGACCGACCCCAACTGGGAGCCGGTGATGAAGAAGGCGGCGGCCATCGTCACCAACCGTGGCGGCCGCACCTGCCACGCGGCCATCATTGCGCGCGAGCTGGGCATTCCTGCCGTGGTGGGTTGCGGCAACGCCACCGAGTTGCTCAAGGACGGAACCCTGGTGACCGTCAGCTGCGCCGAAGGCGACACCGGCAAGATCTACGACGGCTTGCTCGAAACTGAGGTGACCGAGGTCAAGCGGGGTGAAATGCCGCCCATCAAGACCAAGATCATGATGAACGTGGGCAACCCCCAGCTGGCGTTTGATTTTGCCCAGTTGCCCAATGACGGTGTGGGCCTGGCCCGTCTGGAATTCATCATCAACAACAATATCGGCGTGCATCCCAAGGCGATCCTGGACTACCCAGCGGTCGATGCCGATCTGAAGAAAGCGGTTGAATCGGTGGCGCGCGGCCATGCATCGCCCCGCGCCTTCTACGTGGACAAGATCACCGAAGGCGTGGCCACCATTGCTGCAGCGTTCTATCCCAAGCCTGTCATCGTGCGCATGTCCGATTTCAAGTCGAACGAGTACCGCAAGCTGATCGGCGGCAGCCGCTACGAGCCCGATGAAGAAAACCCGATGCTGGGCTTCCGTGGCGCTGCGCGCTACATCTCGAAGGACTTCGGCGAAGCCTTCAAGATGGAATGCGAAGCATTGAAGCGCGTGCGCAACGATATGGGCTTGACCAATGTGAAGATCATGATCCCGTTCGTGCGTACGCTCCAGCAGGCACAGCGCGTGACCGAGCTGCTGGCCGCCAATGGCCTGCAGCGCGGCGACAACGGGCTGGAGCTGATCATGATGTGCGAAGTGCCGTCCAACGCCATCCTGGCAGATGAGTTCCTCGAATATTTCGACGGTTTCTCCATCGGATCGAACGACCTGACCCAGCTGACGCTGGGCCTGGACCGCGACTCTGGCCTGGAGCTGCTGGCTGCCGATTTTGACGAGCGTGACCCTGCAGTCAAGAAGATGCTGGAGCGTGCCATCAGTGCCTGCCGTGCGCAGAACAAGTACGTTGGCATCTGCGGCCAGGGCCCATCGGACCACCCCGACTTTGCCCAGTGGCTGGCGGATCAGGGCATTGCCTCGATCTCGCTCAACCCCGACAGCGTGATCGACACCTGGCAGCGCCTGGCTGCCAAGTAA